A stretch of the Amycolatopsis sp. BJA-103 genome encodes the following:
- a CDS encoding type I polyketide synthase — protein MRNPTLDTPALRRWLLGTVAEHTGVDPARLEADRPLSDYGLSSRQAVGIAAELEDLLGTPLPATLLWESPTIDHLARSLTGGAEPEPEPTGTDRRRTDPIAVVGLGCRWPGANGLDEFWELLRSGRDAVRTAPPGRWSADAAPVVGGFLDDVAGFDADHFGITPREASTMDPQQRMLLEVTWAALEHAGIAPASLRGSRTGVFTGISTHDYGHLTMAGGGVDLWTATGAAGSISANRLSYVYDLRGPSMAVDTACSSSLVAVHHAVRALRDGEADLALAGGVNLMLLPGPTAAFAAAGLLADDGRCKTFAADADGIARAEGCGVVVLKRLADAEYDGDRVLAVIRSTAVNSDGRSQGLAAPNPIAQQDMLRTAYHGARLDPSTVDYVEAHGTGTLLGDPIEARSLGAVLGKDRPADAPLLIGSVKTNIAHAEAAAGIAGLIKVVLAMTHDELPPQLHFAAPNPHIPFDDLRLKVVTEPTPWPRRSGRATAGVSAFGFGGTNAHVVLEQAAALEPAQERADVRIGLLSARTRDRLTERATQLANWLESSATPSPSLADVTHTLFRRDNGGPHRAAVVAGDTAELAVLLRAVGAGADPLPAGAVAGSTRTTDGPVFVFSGHGSQWPGMGRGLLAAEPAFAAQVDKLHDLFTEHTGRSLRALLTTGNPLSLPETQTAIFGIQVALAAQWEALGVRPAAVIGHSLGSAAAAVVSGVLTPDEAVHLVATRARLLGTIGPGGAMAAVELAPAELELYPDIELAVESAPGQLTVAGDATVLDLLVAELEAAGLTARLLPVEVAGHSVRVDPVLPALREALVELGGRRPTVPWYDTVLADPRDLPDFDAGYWATHLRRPVRFRQAVAAAAADGHRVFVELSPHPILRGSVARTLEGEGIHDAVVTGTLRRGQDEVRALGAAAAELYCAGTRITPADPGDGARLVDVPPMPWRHERHWYTTAGETPSFAARVTEPEPAHRGGGDRLTEIVAAVMGLRPDRIDADVPLVELGLDSLMANRIREAVRREFGTEPDAVSVLRGATLADLSRDLAPREDEEPLPARGRAWDSADRLVLRLWQEHTGADPGGTHVRLTETGTPDRLAELLAKGLSTELATPVDAAELLRHDSLAAIADVARAVLDTREEKGPVHVLAPGDTGVAPLLLFHPGGSTCTVYRPLLDRLPTAVPCVGFERVPGVSIEERVEHLLPLVRAHRRDRPYRLAGWSFGGALAYGVAARLAEEGEEVEFVALIDTMLPLPEPDLDPRASSARRFLRFTGYVEGTYGREVRLGHEELAPLPEEEQIELTMRRVAEAGLLSPGVLRHQRQSFLDTLAAERGTPRRYDGRVVLYRAVEQYAAGLAMEPRYSRTDLAAGWAELCPELEIVPVEAHHLSVVDPPHVDVVARHLAGLL, from the coding sequence TCGCCGAGCACACCGGCGTCGACCCGGCCCGGCTCGAAGCCGACCGCCCGCTCAGCGACTACGGCCTGTCCTCCCGTCAGGCCGTCGGCATCGCGGCGGAGCTCGAAGACCTGCTCGGCACCCCGCTCCCGGCCACCCTGCTGTGGGAGAGCCCGACCATCGACCACCTCGCCCGATCCCTCACCGGCGGCGCCGAACCGGAACCGGAGCCGACGGGAACGGACCGCCGGCGGACCGACCCGATCGCCGTCGTCGGCCTGGGCTGCCGCTGGCCGGGAGCGAACGGACTCGACGAGTTCTGGGAGCTCCTGCGCAGCGGGCGGGACGCCGTCCGGACCGCGCCGCCGGGCCGGTGGAGCGCCGACGCGGCACCGGTCGTCGGCGGTTTCCTCGACGACGTCGCCGGTTTCGACGCCGACCACTTCGGCATCACCCCGCGCGAGGCGTCCACAATGGACCCGCAGCAGCGGATGCTCCTGGAAGTCACCTGGGCCGCGCTCGAACACGCCGGGATCGCCCCGGCCTCCTTGCGCGGCAGCCGGACCGGCGTGTTCACCGGGATCTCCACCCACGACTACGGCCACCTCACGATGGCGGGCGGCGGAGTGGACCTGTGGACGGCCACCGGCGCCGCCGGGAGCATCTCGGCCAACCGGCTCTCCTACGTCTACGACCTGCGCGGGCCGAGCATGGCGGTGGACACCGCATGCTCGTCTTCGCTGGTCGCGGTGCACCACGCGGTGCGCGCGCTGCGCGACGGCGAGGCGGATCTCGCCTTGGCGGGCGGGGTGAACCTCATGCTCCTGCCCGGACCGACGGCCGCGTTCGCCGCGGCCGGTCTCCTCGCGGACGACGGCCGCTGCAAGACGTTCGCCGCGGACGCCGACGGCATCGCGCGCGCCGAAGGCTGCGGCGTCGTCGTGCTCAAACGGCTGGCAGACGCCGAATACGACGGCGACCGGGTGCTGGCGGTGATCCGCTCCACCGCGGTCAACTCCGACGGCCGGTCGCAAGGACTGGCGGCGCCGAACCCGATCGCCCAGCAGGACATGCTGCGCACGGCGTACCACGGCGCCCGGCTCGATCCATCCACTGTGGACTACGTCGAGGCGCACGGCACCGGCACTTTGCTCGGTGACCCGATCGAGGCCCGCTCGCTCGGTGCCGTTCTCGGCAAGGACCGGCCCGCCGACGCCCCGCTGCTGATCGGCTCGGTGAAGACGAACATCGCGCACGCGGAGGCGGCCGCGGGGATCGCCGGGCTGATCAAGGTCGTCCTCGCGATGACCCACGACGAACTGCCGCCCCAGCTGCACTTCGCCGCACCCAACCCGCACATCCCGTTCGACGACCTGCGCCTGAAGGTGGTGACCGAACCGACGCCGTGGCCACGCCGTTCCGGCCGCGCCACGGCGGGGGTGTCCGCGTTCGGGTTCGGCGGGACCAACGCGCACGTCGTCCTCGAACAGGCCGCGGCGCTGGAGCCCGCCCAGGAACGCGCGGACGTCCGGATCGGGCTGCTCTCCGCCCGCACCCGCGACCGCCTCACCGAACGCGCGACGCAGCTGGCGAACTGGCTGGAGTCCTCGGCCACGCCGTCGCCTTCCCTGGCCGACGTCACCCACACGCTGTTCCGGCGCGACAACGGCGGACCGCACCGCGCCGCCGTCGTCGCCGGGGACACCGCCGAGCTGGCGGTTCTGCTGCGTGCCGTCGGCGCCGGTGCCGATCCACTGCCCGCCGGCGCGGTCGCGGGCAGCACCCGGACCACCGACGGACCGGTGTTCGTGTTCTCCGGTCACGGCTCCCAATGGCCGGGGATGGGACGCGGGCTGCTGGCCGCCGAGCCCGCCTTCGCCGCGCAGGTCGACAAGCTCCACGACCTGTTCACCGAGCACACCGGCCGATCGCTGCGCGCCCTGCTCACCACCGGGAATCCCTTGTCCCTTCCCGAAACCCAGACGGCGATCTTCGGGATCCAGGTCGCGCTGGCCGCCCAGTGGGAGGCGCTCGGGGTCCGGCCCGCGGCCGTGATCGGGCACTCGCTGGGCTCCGCGGCCGCCGCCGTGGTGAGCGGTGTGCTCACCCCTGACGAGGCCGTCCACCTGGTCGCGACCCGTGCCCGGCTCCTGGGCACCATCGGTCCGGGTGGAGCGATGGCGGCGGTCGAACTGGCGCCGGCGGAACTGGAGCTGTACCCGGACATCGAACTCGCCGTCGAATCCGCGCCGGGCCAGCTGACCGTGGCCGGGGACGCGACCGTCCTCGACCTGCTCGTCGCCGAACTCGAGGCCGCCGGGCTGACCGCGCGACTGCTGCCGGTCGAGGTCGCCGGGCACTCCGTCCGGGTCGACCCCGTCCTGCCCGCGCTCCGGGAAGCGCTCGTCGAACTGGGCGGCCGTCGCCCGACGGTCCCTTGGTACGACACGGTTCTGGCCGATCCGCGGGACCTGCCGGACTTCGACGCCGGGTACTGGGCCACGCACCTGCGCCGTCCGGTGCGGTTCCGGCAGGCCGTGGCGGCCGCCGCCGCGGACGGGCACCGCGTCTTCGTCGAGCTGTCGCCCCATCCGATCCTGCGGGGTTCGGTGGCGCGGACCCTCGAAGGCGAGGGGATCCACGACGCCGTCGTCACCGGGACCCTGCGGCGGGGCCAGGACGAGGTCCGCGCGCTGGGCGCAGCCGCGGCCGAACTCTACTGCGCGGGGACCCGGATCACCCCCGCCGACCCGGGCGACGGTGCCCGCCTGGTCGACGTCCCGCCGATGCCGTGGCGGCACGAACGGCACTGGTACACCACCGCCGGGGAGACGCCGTCGTTCGCCGCACGGGTGACCGAACCCGAACCCGCTCATCGCGGAGGTGGTGATCGGCTGACCGAGATCGTCGCCGCGGTCATGGGCCTGCGGCCCGATCGCATCGACGCCGACGTCCCGCTGGTGGAACTCGGACTGGATTCCCTGATGGCGAACCGGATCCGGGAAGCAGTCCGCCGGGAGTTCGGCACCGAACCCGACGCCGTCAGCGTGCTCCGGGGTGCCACTCTCGCCGACCTCAGCCGCGATCTCGCGCCGCGCGAAGACGAGGAGCCGCTTCCGGCCCGAGGCCGGGCTTGGGACTCGGCGGACCGGCTCGTCCTGCGCCTCTGGCAGGAGCACACCGGAGCCGACCCGGGCGGCACGCACGTCCGGCTGACCGAGACCGGCACGCCGGATCGGCTGGCCGAGCTGCTCGCCAAGGGGCTCAGCACCGAACTCGCGACCCCTGTCGACGCCGCCGAACTCCTGCGGCACGACTCCCTCGCGGCCATCGCGGACGTCGCCCGCGCCGTCCTGGACACGAGGGAGGAGAAGGGACCGGTGCACGTCCTCGCTCCCGGTGACACCGGCGTCGCGCCGCTGCTGCTGTTCCACCCTGGTGGCAGCACGTGCACCGTGTACCGGCCGCTGCTGGACAGGCTGCCCACCGCGGTGCCGTGCGTCGGATTCGAACGCGTTCCCGGTGTCAGCATCGAGGAACGCGTCGAGCACCTGTTGCCGCTGGTGCGGGCGCACCGTCGCGACCGGCCGTACCGGCTGGCGGGCTGGTCGTTCGGCGGGGCGCTGGCCTACGGCGTCGCCGCCCGGCTCGCCGAGGAAGGCGAGGAGGTCGAGTTCGTCGCGCTGATCGACACCATGCTCCCGCTCCCGGAACCGGACCTCGACCCGCGGGCGTCGTCCGCCCGGCGATTCCTGCGCTTCACCGGTTACGTCGAGGGGACCTACGGCCGCGAAGTCCGGCTCGGGCACGAGGAACTGGCGCCGTTGCCCGAAGAAGAGCAGATCGAACTGACCATGCGGCGGGTCGCCGAAGCCGGTTTGCTCAGCCCGGGCGTACTCCGGCACCAGCGTCAGTCCTTTTTGGACACGCTGGCGGCCGAACGCGGCACGCCCCGCCGCTACGACGGCCGGGTCGTGCTCTACCGGGCTGTCGAGCAGTACGCGGCCGGGCTGGCGATGGAACCTCGGTATTCCCGCACGGACCTCGCGGCAGGCTGGGCGGAGCTGTGCCCGGAACTGGAGATCGTGCCGGTCGAGGCGCATCACCTGTCGGTGGTGGACCCGCCTCACGTCGATGTCGTGGCAAGGCATCTGGCGGGACTCCTGTGA
- a CDS encoding MFS transporter: protein MTTARAGRAVDRAWPLLAVLGAGLFLVAVDATVLHVALPDLVRQLRPGAAAQVWIVAIYPLTAAPLLLPFGTLGDRYGRRRVLVTGYVVFGIASLGCAFAPNVPALLAFRALLGCGGAMIMPVTMSLLRELFPEQRHRRTAIAVCSGIAGTGSVFGPVLGGVLVETWGWRATFLLNPPVILAAVVLALRWLPRNPPGQRPWDATSAALAAGGVLGIAFAVGHPGSWPTAVASGITGCVLIGLFLRRQRRTDPPLLDLALFTLPGVRAAVGGVLLVMSTLVGLGLLFAQYLQVVLGLSPTAAATRLLLVLGASAVGSVVTPSLLGRFGNARVRTAGFAVTALSLLVPAAGSAALTSPVLLGAGLTGMGLGMAFALTSSTDTLLSATSADQAGGAAAVEKTGYELGAGFGTTLFGSLAAAVYAAHLAVPAGVPEPARQLALSGPAQAEAAVSGLPSPLIGELLEAARVACTTGLQVSAGVACGLFLVAGLVSGKDG, encoded by the coding sequence GTGACCACGGCCCGGGCCGGGCGAGCGGTCGACCGCGCCTGGCCGCTGCTGGCGGTGCTCGGCGCCGGGCTCTTCCTCGTCGCGGTCGACGCGACCGTGCTGCACGTCGCGTTGCCCGACCTCGTCCGGCAGTTGCGGCCGGGCGCGGCGGCGCAGGTGTGGATCGTGGCGATCTACCCCCTGACCGCCGCGCCGCTGCTGCTGCCGTTCGGCACCCTCGGCGACCGGTACGGACGGCGGCGCGTGCTGGTCACCGGGTACGTCGTGTTCGGGATCGCGTCGCTCGGGTGCGCGTTCGCGCCGAACGTCCCGGCGCTGCTGGCTTTTCGCGCTCTCCTCGGCTGCGGTGGCGCGATGATCATGCCGGTGACGATGTCGCTGCTCCGGGAGCTCTTCCCGGAGCAGCGCCACCGCCGCACGGCGATCGCGGTGTGCAGCGGGATCGCCGGTACCGGCTCGGTGTTCGGGCCGGTCCTCGGCGGGGTGCTCGTCGAGACGTGGGGCTGGCGCGCCACGTTCCTGCTGAACCCGCCGGTGATCCTGGCGGCGGTGGTGCTGGCCCTGAGGTGGCTCCCCCGGAATCCGCCAGGGCAGCGGCCGTGGGACGCGACCAGCGCCGCCCTCGCGGCGGGCGGTGTCCTCGGGATCGCGTTCGCCGTCGGGCATCCGGGCTCCTGGCCGACGGCCGTCGCTTCGGGGATCACCGGCTGTGTCCTCATCGGACTGTTCCTGCGCCGTCAGCGCCGGACCGATCCGCCACTGCTGGACCTCGCCCTGTTCACCCTGCCGGGGGTACGCGCCGCGGTGGGTGGAGTCCTGCTGGTGATGAGCACGCTGGTCGGGCTCGGGCTGCTGTTCGCCCAATACCTGCAGGTGGTGCTCGGCCTCTCCCCGACGGCTGCGGCGACCCGGCTGCTCCTGGTGCTGGGCGCGTCCGCCGTCGGCAGCGTGGTGACCCCCTCGCTGCTGGGGCGCTTCGGCAACGCCCGCGTCCGCACGGCCGGGTTCGCCGTCACCGCGTTGTCGTTGCTGGTCCCGGCGGCGGGCTCGGCCGCGCTGACGTCACCGGTGCTGCTCGGCGCCGGCCTGACGGGAATGGGGCTGGGGATGGCGTTCGCGCTCACGTCGAGCACCGACACCCTGCTTTCGGCGACCTCCGCGGACCAGGCGGGCGGCGCCGCGGCGGTGGAGAAGACGGGCTACGAGCTGGGCGCGGGTTTCGGGACCACGCTGTTCGGCTCCCTCGCGGCGGCGGTGTACGCGGCGCACCTGGCGGTTCCGGCCGGGGTGCCCGAACCGGCGCGGCAGCTCGCGCTTTCGGGACCCGCTCAGGCCGAGGCCGCGGTCTCGGGACTTCCGTCGCCGTTGATCGGCGAACTGCTCGAAGCCGCGCGGGTGGCTTGCACCACTGGGCTTCAGGTGTCGGCGGGAGTCGCTTGTGGACTGTTCCTGGTCGCCGGCCTCGTGAGTGGTAAGGACGGTTAG
- a CDS encoding serine/threonine-protein kinase has translation MKPLNPGEPRQVGPYRIIAEIGEGGMGRVVLGLAPDGRLVAVKQLHAQFAHDPRFRERFRREVATSRLVSGAYTAAVMDADAEAETPWLASVFVTGPSLKEAVDAAGPLPAASVRLLASGLAAALTEIHRAGLIHRDLKPSNVILTSDGPRVIDFGIARVAEEAQELTGTGAIIGSPAFMSPEQAGSGQVTGASDVFSLGAILVMAATGRGPFTGPTAPQTLYNVVHVAADFTDVPDEIRRLAEPCLAKDPARRPTPEQILDHLGPVPPGMAPWPPAVHARIRQQDAEVRSVLALPLPIWRPPPKKMAPRTKKLLFGALAAVVLLVVAGIVALGLSVAEYAKPEAPGTASLAVSEALSLERLRLVDPCKVLAGRFVQESGTLKPETGPIYPARCKYTGLRDASFEIRIGDGVSNVERTDRTAEGLPLLRSTISGGCDSIVQLPADRKLGVVVSHPGKDGDPCKAADDMLTAALARLRTHEVDRAGDPASLLPLDPCAVVDPAALTKNVPNTQPAPRTLRICEWQGGGDTLTVELQRGAYAPEGSPVDLGNGVTGDIREFGGSNCVVTWQHRPLPDREAEHVAVRLLAREGSGSPCDRTKEIAASVASRLPKP, from the coding sequence GTGAAACCGTTGAACCCCGGCGAACCCCGGCAGGTCGGCCCGTATCGGATCATCGCCGAAATCGGTGAAGGCGGCATGGGCCGGGTCGTGCTCGGCCTGGCCCCGGATGGCAGGCTCGTCGCGGTCAAACAGCTGCACGCCCAGTTCGCACACGATCCCCGGTTCCGCGAACGGTTCCGGCGCGAGGTCGCCACCTCGAGGCTGGTGTCCGGCGCGTACACCGCCGCGGTCATGGACGCCGACGCGGAGGCGGAAACGCCCTGGCTCGCCTCGGTCTTCGTCACCGGACCATCCCTGAAAGAGGCGGTGGACGCCGCCGGACCGCTGCCCGCCGCGTCGGTACGCCTGCTGGCGTCCGGGCTCGCCGCCGCGCTGACCGAAATCCACCGTGCCGGGCTGATCCACCGGGACCTCAAGCCCAGCAACGTCATCCTGACGAGTGACGGGCCCAGGGTGATCGACTTCGGCATCGCGCGGGTGGCGGAGGAGGCACAGGAGCTCACCGGAACCGGCGCGATCATCGGGTCGCCCGCGTTCATGTCGCCGGAACAGGCGGGCAGCGGGCAGGTCACCGGGGCGAGTGACGTGTTCTCCCTCGGCGCGATCCTGGTCATGGCGGCGACCGGCCGCGGCCCGTTCACCGGCCCGACCGCGCCGCAAACGCTGTATAACGTCGTGCACGTCGCCGCGGACTTCACCGACGTCCCGGACGAGATCCGGCGGCTCGCCGAACCGTGCCTGGCCAAGGATCCGGCCCGCCGCCCCACCCCGGAACAGATCCTGGACCACCTCGGACCCGTGCCGCCCGGCATGGCTCCCTGGCCGCCCGCCGTGCACGCCCGGATCCGGCAGCAGGACGCCGAAGTGCGCTCGGTGCTGGCCCTGCCGCTCCCGATCTGGCGGCCGCCGCCGAAGAAGATGGCGCCGCGCACGAAGAAGCTCCTGTTCGGCGCGCTCGCCGCGGTCGTCCTGCTCGTGGTCGCCGGGATCGTCGCGCTCGGTCTCTCCGTCGCCGAGTACGCGAAGCCCGAGGCGCCGGGTACGGCGTCGCTGGCGGTGAGCGAGGCGCTCAGCCTGGAACGCCTGCGCCTGGTGGATCCGTGCAAGGTGCTCGCCGGTCGGTTCGTGCAGGAGTCCGGGACCCTCAAGCCGGAAACGGGGCCGATCTACCCGGCCCGCTGCAAGTACACCGGTCTCCGAGACGCCTCTTTCGAGATCCGGATCGGTGACGGCGTGAGCAACGTCGAGCGGACGGACCGGACCGCCGAAGGGCTTCCGTTGCTGCGCAGCACGATCAGCGGCGGATGCGATTCGATCGTCCAGCTTCCGGCGGATCGGAAGCTCGGCGTCGTCGTCTCGCATCCGGGCAAGGACGGCGACCCCTGCAAGGCGGCCGACGACATGCTGACCGCCGCCCTCGCCCGGTTGCGCACGCACGAGGTCGACCGCGCCGGCGACCCGGCGAGCCTGCTCCCGCTCGACCCGTGCGCGGTCGTGGATCCGGCCGCGCTCACCAAGAACGTGCCCAACACGCAGCCCGCTCCGCGGACGTTGCGGATCTGCGAGTGGCAGGGCGGCGGGGACACGCTGACCGTCGAGCTGCAGCGAGGTGCGTACGCGCCCGAAGGTTCGCCGGTCGACCTCGGCAACGGTGTCACCGGCGACATCCGGGAGTTCGGCGGCTCGAACTGCGTCGTGACCTGGCAGCACCGTCCGCTGCCGGACCGCGAGGCCGAGCACGTCGCCGTCCGGCTGCTCGCCCGGGAGGGGAGCGGGAGCCCGTGTGACCGGACGAAGGAGATCGCGGCCTCGGTCGCTTCGCGGCTGCCGAAACCCTGA
- a CDS encoding serine/threonine-protein kinase — MKPLNTGEPTGVGRYRVFAALGEGGMGRVLLGISSDGRLVAIKQVHPGFAHDPGFRERFRREVATSRLVSGAYTAPVMDADPHAPTPWLASVFVPGPALSEAVAAGGPLPPMAVRHLAAGLALALGDIHRAGLIHRDLKPGNVILAGDGPRVIDFGIARAVEGDSELTHTGAVIGSPGFMSPEQAEGKPLTPASDMFSLGALLVMAATGTNPFTGTSTPHTLYNVVHVQPDLRHLAPELRQIVEPCLAKNPADRPSPAWVLERLGPIPPMTSPWPPVVSHLIETQQAEVRRLLNPPPPKRSRRGLIAGLAAAAVVLLAGGVITAVSLSKDDPPPAAAAPSSPQLPDEPVATPVNQDPLGPDNLRRVDLCKVLKGRDVPGFGKLSVEIDLQFDSCTYTSPAGKWLELEVGGDLIQGEAGGELEGLPLRIKGSGDACAVAVPVAGLPNTKLSADVNSMSTKDEACSVVKAALTDAVKRIRAGGQDRELPAGTLAPLDPCALVGAATTDRLIGPVVETIREHLHQCRYDAAGSVRLSLVRAYPPSQTKDSYYTGSTTLDLGGTTVYLAKKDDGVARSSCSLTWQHRSVSERDGENVELTVGTSGTKMTADEACEKAKGFAGALLQKLPKP, encoded by the coding sequence GTGAAGCCGTTGAACACCGGCGAACCCACCGGCGTGGGGCGCTACCGGGTGTTCGCCGCGCTCGGAGAAGGCGGGATGGGCCGGGTGCTGCTCGGGATCTCCTCCGACGGGCGCCTGGTCGCGATCAAGCAGGTCCACCCCGGGTTCGCGCACGACCCCGGCTTTCGCGAGCGATTCCGCCGCGAGGTCGCGACGTCGCGGCTGGTGTCCGGCGCCTACACCGCTCCGGTGATGGACGCCGATCCACACGCGCCGACACCGTGGCTGGCCTCGGTGTTCGTGCCGGGACCGGCACTGTCCGAAGCGGTCGCCGCCGGCGGCCCGCTGCCGCCGATGGCGGTCCGGCACCTCGCCGCGGGACTCGCGCTGGCGCTCGGCGACATCCACCGCGCCGGGCTGATCCACCGGGACCTGAAACCGGGCAACGTCATCCTCGCCGGTGACGGTCCCCGGGTGATCGACTTCGGGATCGCCCGCGCCGTCGAGGGCGACTCGGAACTCACGCACACCGGCGCGGTGATCGGCTCGCCCGGATTCATGTCGCCGGAGCAGGCCGAGGGCAAACCGCTGACCCCGGCGAGCGACATGTTCTCGTTGGGCGCGCTCCTCGTGATGGCCGCGACCGGGACGAATCCCTTCACCGGAACGTCCACTCCGCACACCCTCTACAACGTCGTGCACGTCCAGCCCGACCTGCGGCATCTGGCGCCGGAGCTCCGTCAGATCGTCGAGCCGTGCCTGGCGAAGAACCCGGCGGACCGGCCTTCCCCGGCGTGGGTGCTGGAACGGCTGGGGCCGATCCCGCCGATGACCAGCCCGTGGCCGCCGGTGGTCTCACACCTCATCGAGACCCAGCAAGCCGAGGTCCGGCGGCTGCTGAACCCGCCTCCGCCGAAGCGATCCCGCCGCGGCCTGATCGCGGGACTCGCCGCGGCCGCCGTCGTACTGCTGGCCGGTGGCGTCATCACGGCTGTCTCGCTGTCGAAGGACGACCCGCCCCCGGCCGCCGCCGCGCCGAGTTCGCCGCAGCTCCCGGACGAACCGGTCGCCACCCCGGTCAACCAGGATCCGCTCGGACCGGACAACCTGCGGCGGGTCGACCTGTGCAAGGTGCTCAAAGGGCGCGACGTACCCGGGTTCGGCAAGCTGAGCGTGGAGATCGATCTCCAATTCGATTCGTGCACGTACACCTCGCCCGCGGGGAAGTGGCTGGAGCTGGAGGTCGGCGGCGACCTGATCCAAGGCGAAGCGGGTGGCGAGCTCGAAGGACTTCCGTTGCGGATCAAGGGCTCCGGTGACGCGTGCGCGGTCGCGGTCCCGGTCGCCGGGCTGCCGAACACCAAGCTGAGCGCCGACGTGAACTCGATGTCCACAAAGGACGAGGCATGCTCGGTGGTGAAGGCGGCCCTCACCGACGCGGTCAAACGGATCCGGGCCGGTGGCCAGGATCGCGAGCTTCCGGCGGGCACCCTCGCGCCACTGGACCCGTGCGCGCTGGTCGGCGCCGCGACCACGGACCGGCTGATCGGCCCGGTCGTCGAAACGATCCGCGAGCACCTGCACCAATGCCGGTACGACGCGGCGGGCAGTGTCCGGCTGAGTCTCGTGCGGGCGTACCCGCCGTCCCAGACGAAGGACTCGTACTACACGGGTTCCACCACCCTGGATCTCGGCGGTACCACGGTGTACCTGGCGAAGAAGGACGACGGCGTCGCCCGTTCCTCCTGTTCGCTGACCTGGCAGCATCGGTCCGTCAGCGAGCGCGACGGCGAGAACGTCGAGCTGACCGTCGGCACCAGCGGGACGAAGATGACCGCCGACGAGGCCTGCGAGAAGGCGAAGGGCTTCGCCGGTGCGCTGCTGCAAAAACTTCCGAAACCCTAG